The sequence TATTAAAAATATATTTTGTAGGTAACAAAGCAGGTATGCATAATTCTATTTCAGTATGTAATTGAAATATTGTTTTTAAAGAAAATTTTTCTCCTTTTTTAAGAGATGAAACAGCTTTTTTAAAAATCTTTTCATAGAGAATCGGTCCAATACTTTCTATATGTCCACTTTGATCTTTTCCTAATATTTTACCAATTCCGCGAATTTCCAGATCTTTTTTAGACAAAATAAAACCGGATCCTAATTTTTGATGTAAGCTGATTGATTCTAATCTTTTTTTTGCATCATAATTAATACTTTCATAATGTTCTACTAATAACCAAATATATGATTTTTTATCTGTTCTTCCTATTCTTCCTCTTAGTTGATGTAATTGAGATAATCCAAATTGATTTGATTGATGCACTAACATTGTATTAGCTCTTGGAATATCAATCCCAGTTTCTATAATTGTAGTACATATTAAAACATTAAAAAGATGTTTTCTAAAATCATTCATAATTGTTTCTAGTTCTGTTTTATTCATTTTTCCATGTGCTACTTTTATTTTTGATTCTGGTATTAATTTTGACAACATTTTAGAAAATCTATTTATACTTTTAACTTTGTTATACAAATAATAGACTTGCCCTCCTCTTTTTATTTCTTTTAAAATTGTTTTTCTTATTAATTTAAGGTCATATTTTTTAACAAAAGTTTTAACTGGGATTTTTTTTTCAGGAGGAGTGGCTATAATAGACAAATCTCTCATTCCATGAATAGCCATATTTAAAGTTCTAGGTATTGGAGTAGCTGTTAAAGTTAATATATCAATATTTAAAAATAAAGATTTTATTTTTTCTTTTTGAGAAACTCCAAATCTATGTTCTTCATCAATAATCAATAATCCTAAGTCAGACCATTCTAAATCTTTAAATAAAATTTGATGAGTAGCAATAACAATATTTATATTTCCCGATTTTATTCCAGAAATTACTTTATATACTTCTTTTTTTGTACAAAATCTAGATAATTTTTTTATTTTAACGTCAAGATACGAAAATCGATCGATAAAATTATCATAATGTTGTTGTACTAATAATGTAGTAGGAACAAGAATAATTACTTGTTTTTTGTTGTTTACTGCTAAGAAACAAGCCCTCATTGCAACTTCAGTTTTTCCAAATCCAACATCTCCACAAATTAATCGATCCATTGGATATTTTTTTTTCATATCGTGAATGACATCATCAATAGCTTTTTTTTGATCAATTGTTACTTTAAAAGGACATTTACTACAAAAAAAGTTGAATTCTTTTTTATTTAAAAAAAAAGAAAATCCTAACTGAGTAGCTCTATTTGCATAAATATCTAATAGTAATGCAGCATCGTCATAAATTTCTTTTATTATTTTTTTTTTATTTTTAGACCAATTTTCGTTTCCCAATTTATTTAAAGTTATATCTTTTTTTGTTTTATTTTGATATTTTGTAATTAAATTTAAAGAAGAAATAGGAACATATAATTTTGTTTTTTTAGCATATTCAATAATAAAATATTCTCCTTCAACTCCATTATTTTGAATTGTAGTTAATCCTTTATATCTACCTATTCCATGTTCTAAATGTACAACAATTTGATTAATTTCCAATTTTTTATGTGTTTTTTTTATTTTAATTTGAATATTATATATATGATTTTTTTTTTTTAAAACGTATTTTTAAATAATAATTTTAAATAGTTAAAAGTTAATAGATTGATATATTTTATAAAAATAAAATTACTTAATAACTTTAAGAAGTTAAAATTGGATATTTTAAATATTTATTTTCTGAATATACAATAATAAAAGTAATACAATAAGATCACGTTTTAGAATTTTATTTTTTTTTATAAATTAATAAATATTTTTATACATGAAAAACATATGAATATAAAAAGAACATATTTTGACATTAAAAATGTTATTTTTTTTATTGTGTTAAGATTTTTTTTTAAAAAAAGAAATTTTTTTTTTGGACATATTATTAATAATATATCTATTTTAGGAATTGTTATTTCCGTATCTGGATTAATTATTTCTTCTTCGATTATGAATGGATTAAATAGTAAAATTACTTCTAATATTTCAAATTTATCGTCTCATATTAATATTTCTATAAAAAAAAATATTTATATTAAAAAAAAACCATTTTTTTTTTTTTCAAATAATATTAATAAAATTATTCCAATAGCTGAAAAGAAAGTAATTATTTATACTAATCGTAATTTTGATGTTGGAAATTTAATAATAGTAAATAAAGAAAATAAATTTTTTTTTAATAACTATAAATATAGTTATTATCATTCAAAATTTGATAATTCAACAAATCGAATTTTTCTAAATAAAAATCTTGCAAAATCTTTAAATATTTCTTTAGGAGAAACATTTTATTTATTTTTTCCAGAATTTAATGAATTAAACAATGATTTCTCTTATTCAAAAAAAAACCATTTTTGTTTTTCTGGGTTTTTTGTTTCAGATAATATTTTTGATCAGAATCAAATTATATTATTTTATAAAAATGATGAAAAAATATTAAACATGATCAAAGAAATGTCTCAAGAATGGAAAATTTGGTTAAATAATCCACTTTTAGTTCAGAAATTTAAAAATAAATATAACAATATTAATTTTTTAGTTACAACTTGGAAAGAACAAGAAAAAGAATTGTATTTTTTAATTATTTTAGAGAAAAATATTTGTAATTTTTTATTTTTTTTAGTTTTTTTAATAGGAATTATAAATATTTTTATATTGATGAATTTAAATATAATTGAAAAAGAAAAAGATTTTTCGATTTTATTAACTTTGGGAATTAAAAAAAAGGATATTTTTTTTATATTTTTTTTACAATTTTTAATAAATTGTTTTTTAGGATTATTATTTGGAAATTTATTTGGAATATTAATTACTAAAAATATTAATTTTTTTATGCAATTAATGTTTACTGATATAGATTTACTAACGATTAAACCAATCATTTTAATTTCAGATATTTCTTTTTTTATTAAAATTACTATTTTTTTTAGTTTTTTTTCTATTTTTTATCCTTTTTTTAAAATGACAAAAATAAAACCTATTAAGGTATTGTCAAATGAATAAAATACCATTTTTATTAGAATGTTATAATGTTTATAAAAAATATAGCTTCAATAAAAAAAAATACATTCTCAGAAATGTATGTTTAAAAATTAAAAGAGGAGATATGATCTCTATCATAGGTGATTCTGGTTCTGGAAAGAGTACTTTTTTGTATTTATTGGGTTTTTTAGAAATACCTACTAAAGGAGAAATTTTTTTTGATAGAAAATCTATTCTAAAAATGAATTCTGATCAAAGAGCTGTATTACGAAATAAAAAAATAGGTTTCATATATCAAAATTATAATTTATTGCTTGATTTTAACTTGTTAGAGAATGTATCTTTACCTTTATTAATTTCTGGAAAAAGCATGAAAAAATCTATAGTTAAATCAAAAGAAATATTATCTTTAGTAGGATTGCAAAAAAAAATTTATTGTTATCCTTCAAATATTTCTGGAGGAGAAAGACAACGAGTAGCAATAGCTCGAGCATTGGTTAATAATCCTAGTTTAGTTCTAGCTGACGAACCAACTGGAAGTTTAGATAGTAGGAATACAAAATTAGTTTTTGATATGTTAAAAGAGTTGAATTACATCAATAATAGTTCATTTGTTATCGTTACTCATGATAAATTTCTTGCAGAAAGTCTTCCTAAACAAAAAATTATGATATCTGGAGAATTATTTGATAAAAAATAATTTGTCTATAAAAAAGAAAATAATTTTATCTTTTCTTATTTCTAACCGGTTTTATAAAGGAAAAAACAGAAATGGTATACAGAAATTGACTTTGTTAATTTCTAAAATTGGAATCATTCTTGGTATGATTATTTTTTTAGTAAGTTTTAGTATTATAAATGGGTTTAAAAAGGAATTAAATGAAAAAATTTTATCTACAATTGGACATATAAATATAGAATGTAAAAACAATAATTTTTATAGATTTAAATTTATAAAAAATATTGTTAAATCTGCAAGCAATAATATTGTTACAGTAAATCCATATATTCGTATTTATGGTGTTTTAAATTCAAAAAAAAACATAGAAACAGTACAAGTTAATAGTTTTAGTTTTTCTAACAAAAAAAAAATTAATCATATTTCTAAATATATAAATACTAATATGTTAAAAAAAATTAAAAACAATTCTCATCAAGTAATTATAGGGTTTGATTTAGCAAAATCATTAAAAATTAAATTAAAAAATCATATTAATTTGTTTATTTCTAGTTCATATGGTTCTAAAAAAAAAAATCTTTTAAATCTATAAAATTAAAAGTAATAGGATTTTTTAAATCGAATAGTTTTCTTGATAAAAAAATAATTTTTATACCAATGGCCGATTTACAAAAATATTTAAAAACTGGAAAAGATAAATATTCTGGATTAGAAATTAAAATTAAAGATCCTTTTTTATCAGAAGACGTAGAAAGTTTAATTTTATCTAAAATAAGAAAAAAAACTTTTTTTATTTATTCTTGGAAGAATGAATATGGATATCTTTATTATGATATTAAAAGTATGAAAACAATTATTTATATTGTTGTCATATTAATTTTTTTAATATCTTCAATTGGAATTTCTTCTATTTCTACTATTTTATTATTAAAAAAAAAAAAAGAAATAAAGATCTTAAAATCCATTGGTGTACAAAATTCAGTTATTCAATTAATATGCTATATCTATGGATTTAGATTTATTATTGAAGGATTAATTTTAGGAGTAATAATTAGTTTTTTTATAGTTTATAATTTTTATTATTTTACAAAAAAGATAAATTATTTTTTAAAATCTATAACTAATATAAAAGAAATATACTTTTTAAAATATATTCCTATATGTTTAGAAATAAAAAATGTTTTTTTTTCGATATTAATTATTTTTTCTTTAGGATTTTTAACGATTTTTTTTGGAATTTTATATATAAAACATAGAAATAAAAAATAGAATTTGAAATTCTATTTTGTTTTATATATAAAAATATGTATAAAAAAATATAAAAATAACAACTTAGTATTTTTTATTAAGTTGAATCTATACATAAACAACAAGTTTTTTGTTTAAAGTAAATTTAATAAATAAATTTAAGATAATTTTAAAAATTTTTCGGAGGAATAATGACTATAAAAGTAGGTATTAACGGTTTTGGAAGAATTGGGAGAATTGTATTTCGATTAGCAAAAAAACGAAAAAATATAGAAATTGTAGCAATTAATGATCTTATTAGTCCTGAATATATTGCTTATTTATTGAAATATGATTCTACTCACGGTCAATATAATGAATCAATTACTGTTGGAAAGAATTTTTTAATTATAAATGGAAAAAAAATTGTAATATTTTCTGAAAAAGAACCAAAAAAAATAAATTGGGGTGATTTTTCTGTTGATGTAGTAGTAGAATCTACTGGATTGTTTTTAACTAGAAAACTAGCATATGGGCATATCATTTCAGGAGCTAAAAAAGTTGTTATTACAGGACCTTCTCAAGATGATACTCCAATGTTTGTTAATGGTGTTAATTTTGATTCCTATAAAGGTGAAAAAATTGTATCTAATGCTTCTTGTACTACTAATTGCTTAGCTCCTATTGCAAAAATAATACATGAAAATTTTTTTATTATTGAAGGATTAATGACTACCGTTCATGCTACTACAGCAACACAAAAAACTGTTGATAGTCCATCTGTTAAAGATTGGCGAGGAGGAAGAGGAATTTTACAAAATATCATTCCATCATCTACAGGAGCAGCTAAAGCTGTTGGAAAGGTTTTACCTGATTTAAATGGAAAATTAACAGGAATTGCTTTTCGAGTACCTATTTCAAATGTCTCAGTTGTAGATTTTACAGTTAGAGTTAAAAACGTTGTAAATTATAAAAATGTTTGTTCTCTTATTAAAAATAAATCATTGAATGAATTAAAAGGAATTTTAGGATATACCGAAGATGATGTCGTATCTAGTGATTTTAATGGTAGTGAACTAACATCAATATTTGATGCTAAGTCTAGCTTATTATTAAATAATAAATTTATGAAATTAGTTTCATGGTATGATAATGAAACAGGTTATTCTAGCAAAGTATTGGATTTAATTAATTTAATTTCTATTTAAATATATATTATTTAAAATAACTTTTAATAAAAAATTAGTATTCATCCATTGAATAAATCTGGAGGGATATAATTTAGTTAAATTTTTAATTATAATTTTATCCTAAGATATAATTAATGGATGTCTATATTTTTTAAAAATTATTAAAAAAAATAAAAATTACGATAATTAATTATTATAAATTTTTTAAAAAAATTTAATATAAATCAGAACTAAATAGAATGTATTTCTAGATTAATTTGATTAACCCATTTTTGGATTCTATTTTTTGTTTTTTTTGCTTGTCTGTCTTCATCAATAGTCATTCCACAAAAATATTTTTTATTTAATAAAGCTTTTGAAGAATCAAAAGAATAACCTTTATTTTCCCATTTTCCTATCATTATAGCTTCTTTTTCTCTAAAAATATTATATAATATTCCTATTGCATCGCAAAAATATTCAGAATAATCTTCTTGATCACCACAACCGAATAAAGCAATTTTTTTATTCTTAAAATTTATTGTTTTTAAAATAGGTAAAAAGTCTTCCCAATCTGATTGAATTTCTCCATAATACCAAGTTGGTGAACCAATAATTAAAATCGAAAATTTTTCTAAATCTTGTTTTGTACAATTTGATATATCATTAATAATTATATTTTTTTTTTGGAAGCATTCTTTAATTTGATTTGCTACAAATTCAGTATTACCCGTATCACTACCATAAAAAATTCCTATTTTTTTCATTTCAACCTCAATATATTTATTTACTATAGATTTTTTTTAATATAAAAATAGCTAAATTTTAGCTGAATTTTTTTATGTATTTTAAATTAAATGTTAGATATTTATTTTTAATTAAATATTTAGAATAAATATCTGTTTTTTAAAATATCTTATAAATAATTTTAATTATAGTACATATAATTAAAAAAACTATTTTTTAATTTTTTATTTTTTTTAATTATTAATTAAACAGTTAATTTTAATTGAAAATTTTTTAAATTATAGTTTTTTTTAAAATGTTTTAAACATGAAATTTTTTCATTAACATAAAGTTATAGAATAAATAAATTAATTGCGATTTATAAAAATTAATGATATATAAAAATATTAATTTAAAAAAAAACATAAAAAATAACTATATAAAAATATTTAAAAAATTTAACTTATTTAAGAAAAATATAAAAAAGAATATGAATAATTTTATATTAGAATATATAATTAATAAAAAATTAAATTCCAAAAGATTTAACGATTTTTCTCCAAATGGTTTGCAAATAGAAGGTTGTTCTCAAGTAAAAAAAATTATTTTCGGAGTAACAGCTTGTCAAAAATTATTAGATTATACAGTAAAAACGAAATCACATGCTTTAATTGTACATCATGGATATTTTTGGAAAGGTGAAAATAAATCTATTGTAGGAATGAAAAAAAACAGAATAAAAACCATATTAGTGAATAATATTAAT comes from Buchnera aphidicola (Tetraneura ulmi) and encodes:
- the mfd gene encoding transcription-repair coupling factor, which gives rise to MYNIQIKIKKTHKKLEINQIVVHLEHGIGRYKGLTTIQNNGVEGEYFIIEYAKKTKLYVPISSLNLITKYQNKTKKDITLNKLGNENWSKNKKKIIKEIYDDAALLLDIYANRATQLGFSFFLNKKEFNFFCSKCPFKVTIDQKKAIDDVIHDMKKKYPMDRLICGDVGFGKTEVAMRACFLAVNNKKQVIILVPTTLLVQQHYDNFIDRFSYLDVKIKKLSRFCTKKEVYKVISGIKSGNINIVIATHQILFKDLEWSDLGLLIIDEEHRFGVSQKEKIKSLFLNIDILTLTATPIPRTLNMAIHGMRDLSIIATPPEKKIPVKTFVKKYDLKLIRKTILKEIKRGGQVYYLYNKVKSINRFSKMLSKLIPESKIKVAHGKMNKTELETIMNDFRKHLFNVLICTTIIETGIDIPRANTMLVHQSNQFGLSQLHQLRGRIGRTDKKSYIWLLVEHYESINYDAKKRLESISLHQKLGSGFILSKKDLEIRGIGKILGKDQSGHIESIGPILYEKIFKKAVSSLKKGEKFSLKTIFQLHTEIELCIPALLPTKYIFNINNRIKFYRKIAIANNIEKIKILKNKIIKKFGKMPIFAKNLLNISKIRIYATKLGIKKIYFNEKGGIIEFNDINSINFKNLLQKINSKPSKWKIVNSKKIKFLKKIENGNQRISWIKNFINLLKKKK
- a CDS encoding ABC transporter permease, with translation MNIKRTYFDIKNVIFFIVLRFFFKKRNFFFGHIINNISILGIVISVSGLIISSSIMNGLNSKITSNISNLSSHINISIKKNIYIKKKPFFFFSNNINKIIPIAEKKVIIYTNRNFDVGNLIIVNKENKFFFNNYKYSYYHSKFDNSTNRIFLNKNLAKSLNISLGETFYLFFPEFNELNNDFSYSKKNHFCFSGFFVSDNIFDQNQIILFYKNDEKILNMIKEMSQEWKIWLNNPLLVQKFKNKYNNINFLVTTWKEQEKELYFLIILEKNICNFLFFLVFLIGIINIFILMNLNIIEKEKDFSILLTLGIKKKDIFFIFFLQFLINCFLGLLFGNLFGILITKNINFFMQLMFTDIDLLTIKPIILISDISFFIKITIFFSFFSIFYPFFKMTKIKPIKVLSNE
- a CDS encoding ATP-binding cassette domain-containing protein; amino-acid sequence: MNKIPFLLECYNVYKKYSFNKKKYILRNVCLKIKRGDMISIIGDSGSGKSTFLYLLGFLEIPTKGEIFFDRKSILKMNSDQRAVLRNKKIGFIYQNYNLLLDFNLLENVSLPLLISGKSMKKSIVKSKEILSLVGLQKKIYCYPSNISGGERQRVAIARALVNNPSLVLADEPTGSLDSRNTKLVFDMLKELNYINNSSFVIVTHDKFLAESLPKQKIMISGELFDKK
- a CDS encoding FtsX-like permease family protein, yielding MADLQKYLKTGKDKYSGLEIKIKDPFLSEDVESLILSKIRKKTFFIYSWKNEYGYLYYDIKSMKTIIYIVVILIFLISSIGISSISTILLLKKKKEIKILKSIGVQNSVIQLICYIYGFRFIIEGLILGVIISFFIVYNFYYFTKKINYFLKSITNIKEIYFLKYIPICLEIKNVFFSILIIFSLGFLTIFFGILYIKHRNKK
- the gap gene encoding type I glyceraldehyde-3-phosphate dehydrogenase; protein product: MTIKVGINGFGRIGRIVFRLAKKRKNIEIVAINDLISPEYIAYLLKYDSTHGQYNESITVGKNFLIINGKKIVIFSEKEPKKINWGDFSVDVVVESTGLFLTRKLAYGHIISGAKKVVITGPSQDDTPMFVNGVNFDSYKGEKIVSNASCTTNCLAPIAKIIHENFFIIEGLMTTVHATTATQKTVDSPSVKDWRGGRGILQNIIPSSTGAAKAVGKVLPDLNGKLTGIAFRVPISNVSVVDFTVRVKNVVNYKNVCSLIKNKSLNELKGILGYTEDDVVSSDFNGSELTSIFDAKSSLLLNNKFMKLVSWYDNETGYSSKVLDLINLISI
- the fldA gene encoding flavodoxin FldA, encoding MKKIGIFYGSDTGNTEFVANQIKECFQKKNIIINDISNCTKQDLEKFSILIIGSPTWYYGEIQSDWEDFLPILKTINFKNKKIALFGCGDQEDYSEYFCDAIGILYNIFREKEAIMIGKWENKGYSFDSSKALLNKKYFCGMTIDEDRQAKKTKNRIQKWVNQINLEIHSI